The Desulfosporosinus acidiphilus SJ4 genome has a window encoding:
- the alr gene encoding alanine racemase, which translates to MVRQAWAEVNLQALKDNYYKLQAYTQSEMMPIVKADAYGHGIIPVVKTLMNCGAKRFGVALLQEALELKAAFPKLDIMVIGAPEIDQWDTYVKEDIIPAIFNFSQARALSEAAVKLGRRARLHLKIDTGMSRIGFRDTDVSEIVKIGSLPSLFIEGIFTHFATADQKDLTFARQQLKRFEILFEKLKKAGLKIPIRHAANTAAILQFPEAHFELVRPGIGLYGLVPSSQVGAQVGLEPVMSWKAKVSHFKKIKTGETVSYGRTFQAAYPTAVATIPLGYADGLRRALSNYGEMLIHGRRSTMIGRICMDQTMLDVTKIPGVKVGDVVTILGKDGYEQITATEMAEWLGTISYEITCGISQRVPRIYLEPIGND; encoded by the coding sequence ATGGTGCGACAGGCTTGGGCTGAAGTTAATTTGCAAGCTTTAAAAGACAATTATTACAAGCTTCAGGCGTATACACAAAGTGAAATGATGCCCATTGTCAAGGCGGATGCTTATGGGCATGGTATTATCCCGGTGGTTAAGACCCTGATGAACTGTGGGGCAAAGCGCTTTGGTGTGGCACTTTTACAAGAGGCTTTAGAATTAAAGGCGGCATTTCCAAAGCTGGACATCATGGTTATTGGTGCCCCGGAAATTGATCAGTGGGATACCTATGTTAAAGAGGATATAATACCGGCAATTTTTAATTTTTCTCAGGCACGTGCTCTTTCAGAAGCGGCTGTTAAACTTGGCCGAAGAGCGAGGCTGCACTTGAAGATTGATACAGGAATGAGCCGCATAGGCTTCCGTGATACTGATGTTTCTGAAATAGTGAAAATTGGGTCTTTGCCAAGCTTGTTTATTGAAGGCATTTTTACCCATTTTGCCACAGCTGATCAAAAAGATCTCACTTTCGCTCGGCAGCAGCTTAAACGTTTTGAAATTCTCTTTGAAAAGCTCAAGAAAGCGGGACTGAAAATTCCTATTCGGCACGCTGCAAACACTGCAGCCATTTTGCAGTTTCCGGAAGCACATTTTGAACTTGTACGTCCCGGCATCGGTTTATATGGGCTGGTTCCATCGTCTCAAGTGGGAGCTCAGGTTGGCTTGGAACCGGTAATGTCTTGGAAAGCGAAGGTTTCTCATTTTAAAAAGATTAAAACGGGAGAAACGGTGAGTTATGGGCGTACGTTTCAGGCGGCCTACCCAACGGCTGTTGCAACAATTCCTTTGGGATATGCCGATGGATTGCGCAGAGCACTTTCCAATTATGGCGAAATGCTGATTCATGGGCGGCGTTCGACGATGATCGGCCGGATTTGTATGGATCAGACAATGCTTGATGTGACTAAAATCCCAGGCGTAAAAGTTGGCGATGTGGTTACAATTCTGGGGAAAGATGGCTACGAGCAGATTACTGCCACTGAGATGGCCGAATGGCTTGGAACTATTAGTTATGAAATTACTTGTGGGATTTCCCAGCGAGTCCCCAGGATTTATCTGGAGCCAATTGGAAACGATTAG
- a CDS encoding holo-ACP synthase, whose protein sequence is MFPGVDIIEIERVAAALARQPGLAERLFTRRELESLSGRGMQSYAARFAAKEAVLKAMGTGLRGMSWHDVEIITSQSGEPLVLLSSQAEIQLKERGGSQVRVSLSHNQTQAIAFAILS, encoded by the coding sequence ATGTTTCCTGGTGTGGATATTATTGAAATCGAACGAGTGGCGGCTGCTTTGGCAAGGCAGCCTGGGTTAGCGGAACGGCTTTTTACAAGGCGGGAGCTGGAAAGCCTAAGCGGCAGGGGAATGCAAAGCTATGCGGCACGGTTTGCTGCCAAAGAGGCAGTTCTTAAAGCGATGGGAACGGGGCTGCGCGGCATGTCCTGGCATGATGTGGAAATCATCACAAGTCAAAGCGGAGAACCTCTTGTCCTTCTTAGTTCCCAAGCTGAGATTCAGTTGAAAGAAAGAGGGGGCTCGCAAGTTCGTGTGAGCTTATCCCATAACCAGACACAGGCCATAGCTTTTGCGATTTTAAGTTAG
- a CDS encoding TrkA C-terminal domain-containing protein: MEQARYQEIAMDIAHAIMMGEYHEGEKIHGRSTLAGRYNVSPETVRRAIAILQNVGVVIVNQGVGITVTSKAMAEKFVKSFNQKGEIQIFLEDLKKLMDQRRENDLKIESHLNKLQGYVDRIMSRWLDVGEIEVGKNSPAVGKTLRELRIRERTGTTVIAVVRDGSEQFSPEASFVLRGEDVLLAAGSAEGQMRLQQLIL, translated from the coding sequence TTGGAACAAGCTCGTTATCAGGAGATAGCAATGGACATAGCTCACGCTATTATGATGGGAGAATATCACGAAGGAGAAAAAATTCATGGCCGCTCTACGCTGGCAGGTCGTTATAACGTTTCTCCGGAAACTGTCCGCAGAGCCATTGCTATTTTGCAAAATGTCGGTGTTGTCATTGTCAATCAAGGGGTAGGTATCACGGTAACGTCCAAAGCGATGGCGGAAAAATTTGTTAAATCCTTCAATCAAAAAGGAGAAATTCAAATCTTTCTCGAAGATCTTAAGAAATTGATGGATCAGAGGCGGGAAAATGATTTAAAAATAGAAAGTCACCTTAATAAACTGCAAGGTTATGTAGACCGGATTATGTCTCGTTGGTTGGATGTAGGTGAAATCGAAGTTGGTAAGAATTCTCCGGCTGTAGGAAAAACCTTGCGTGAGTTAAGGATACGCGAACGCACGGGGACTACAGTTATTGCGGTGGTGCGGGATGGATCGGAGCAATTTTCTCCTGAGGCCAGTTTTGTCTTGCGCGGTGAGGATGTCTTATTGGCGGCTGGATCAGCCGAAGGGCAAATGAGATTACAACAGCTAATTTTGTGA
- the eam gene encoding glutamate 2,3-aminomutase, which yields MAVQLYGELDTNRQFSLRRASELKQKIVPYLEKCLTIPTGFLNAALIQKRREHILNYFNATLQDWEDWHWQLKHRVQSANDLKALFPQLSAEQCAEVEHIGRSFRWAISPYYLSLMDITEPSDPIRLQGLPSLAELSDDFGEEDPMGEALTNPAPCITRRYPDRLIINVTNMCAMYCRHCQRRRNIGETDLHAKMTDLKTALDYIRANPEIRDVLVTGGDALLLNDHTLDWLLSELHSIPHVEIKRLGTRVPVTLPMRINDHLCSILAKYPPIYINTQFNHPQEITEDAKKAADKLIASGVVLGNQAVLLKGINHQPEIMKKLNQELLKIRIRPYYIFHAKNVKGTRHFVPSIKEGLEVMKHLRGYTSGLAVPTYIINAPNGGGKTPILPQYLVSLKENQALLKTWEDKLVQYETP from the coding sequence ATGGCAGTACAACTCTATGGAGAATTGGATACTAACCGACAGTTTTCATTGCGGCGAGCATCTGAACTCAAACAAAAGATCGTGCCTTATCTCGAAAAGTGCCTCACGATCCCCACAGGTTTTTTGAATGCTGCGCTGATCCAAAAACGTCGTGAACACATCTTAAACTATTTTAATGCCACGCTTCAGGATTGGGAGGATTGGCACTGGCAGCTAAAGCATCGTGTTCAAAGTGCAAACGATTTAAAAGCCTTATTCCCTCAATTATCTGCTGAACAATGTGCAGAAGTTGAACATATAGGAAGGAGCTTCCGTTGGGCTATATCTCCTTACTATCTTAGTCTTATGGATATTACTGAACCTTCCGATCCTATTCGTCTCCAGGGATTACCTTCCCTTGCGGAACTCAGCGACGATTTCGGAGAGGAAGATCCTATGGGCGAAGCTCTTACCAATCCTGCACCTTGTATTACCCGGAGATATCCGGACCGTTTAATTATTAATGTCACTAACATGTGTGCCATGTATTGCCGCCATTGCCAACGGCGTCGAAATATAGGTGAAACAGACTTACACGCTAAGATGACGGACTTAAAAACCGCTCTTGATTATATTCGAGCCAACCCGGAAATCCGAGATGTCTTAGTGACCGGAGGGGACGCCTTACTTTTAAATGATCATACTCTGGACTGGCTTCTTAGCGAACTTCATTCTATCCCTCATGTGGAGATCAAACGCCTGGGTACTCGAGTCCCTGTGACCTTACCCATGCGTATCAACGACCATTTATGTTCTATCTTAGCAAAGTATCCTCCCATCTATATCAACACGCAGTTTAATCATCCTCAGGAAATCACCGAAGATGCTAAGAAGGCTGCTGATAAACTGATTGCCTCCGGTGTGGTCTTGGGAAATCAGGCTGTTTTGCTCAAAGGTATCAATCATCAGCCGGAAATCATGAAAAAACTGAATCAAGAACTCTTGAAAATCCGAATTCGACCTTACTATATTTTTCATGCTAAGAATGTCAAAGGAACGCGTCATTTTGTGCCTAGTATAAAAGAGGGCCTTGAGGTCATGAAGCATTTACGAGGGTATACTTCAGGCCTTGCCGTGCCAACCTATATCATCAATGCCCCGAACGGAGGAGGCAAAACCCCTATCCTGCCTCAATATCTTGTCTCTCTCAAGGAGAACCAAGCCCTTTTGAAAACTTGGGAAGACAAACTTGTCCAATATGAAACCCCCTAG
- a CDS encoding bifunctional ADP-dependent NAD(P)H-hydrate dehydratase/NAD(P)H-hydrate epimerase: MRVVNVEQMRKIEERAIRDYGIPSLLLMENAAWAVVEEVRRCLAPNEGNLSGLRAVILAGKGNNGGDGLAAARHLVLLGMDVSVLLFAKAEELKGDAALNCRLFQGTSGKLFAIEGEKQRLIARYALAQADVIIDALYGIGMRGTLPSLIEDYVNEVNNASACVIAVDIPSGVEADTGNVYRTAIRAQTTVTFGLPKWGLFLGEGPAYCGRVSVDPISIPKAFLEDPGISTYVLTDDRIREMLPVRELKGHKGTHGKGVLIAGSKGMSGAAVLAGRGALRSGIGLLQIVTPLGIAQDVDAGLTEATVWAAPGVDYLNEESWPVILKQAEKAQAIAIGPGLAQNFEFAVVLEEVLRTMNCPIILDADALNLLSEDPSLFEARNGRGPLLLTPHPGEMARLCQCTVFDVERNRLDLALTKAAEWEAVVVLKGSVTIVASPDGRAFFNPTGNPGLGTGGTGDVLTGSILAWLAQGVSPLEAACLGVYLHGKSADDLAKNHGWSGFLASEVADQLPKVRHSLELKMS, from the coding sequence GTGCGTGTAGTAAACGTTGAACAAATGCGTAAGATCGAAGAACGAGCTATTCGGGACTATGGTATACCAAGTTTGCTCTTGATGGAGAATGCGGCTTGGGCTGTAGTTGAGGAAGTTCGCCGCTGCCTTGCGCCGAATGAAGGAAATTTATCTGGGCTAAGAGCTGTCATTCTGGCGGGCAAGGGCAATAACGGCGGGGATGGTTTGGCGGCAGCTCGTCATTTAGTGCTGCTGGGAATGGATGTATCGGTTTTATTGTTTGCCAAGGCAGAGGAACTTAAAGGAGATGCCGCCCTGAATTGCCGGCTTTTCCAAGGAACATCGGGGAAGCTCTTTGCTATAGAGGGAGAAAAGCAACGGCTCATAGCACGTTATGCCTTGGCTCAAGCCGATGTTATTATAGATGCTCTTTATGGCATTGGGATGAGAGGAACTTTACCGAGTTTGATTGAAGACTATGTCAATGAGGTAAACAATGCTTCTGCCTGTGTCATAGCTGTTGATATTCCCAGTGGAGTAGAAGCCGATACCGGCAATGTTTATCGTACGGCAATCCGTGCTCAAACAACGGTAACTTTCGGCCTTCCTAAATGGGGCCTTTTTTTAGGAGAAGGCCCCGCTTATTGCGGACGGGTCTCTGTTGACCCGATTTCGATTCCCAAAGCATTTCTGGAAGACCCAGGCATCTCTACATATGTTTTGACAGATGATAGAATAAGAGAAATGCTTCCGGTCCGTGAATTAAAAGGACACAAGGGGACTCATGGCAAAGGAGTTCTCATTGCCGGATCAAAAGGAATGAGCGGAGCTGCGGTTCTGGCCGGACGGGGAGCTTTGCGCAGCGGAATCGGATTACTGCAAATAGTTACACCTCTAGGAATTGCGCAGGATGTGGATGCCGGTCTCACCGAAGCAACGGTTTGGGCTGCCCCTGGAGTGGATTATCTAAACGAAGAATCTTGGCCGGTCATCTTAAAGCAAGCGGAAAAAGCACAGGCTATAGCCATCGGGCCTGGTCTTGCTCAAAATTTTGAATTCGCGGTTGTTCTCGAGGAAGTATTAAGAACGATGAACTGCCCCATTATTTTGGATGCCGATGCCTTGAATTTATTATCCGAAGACCCCAGTTTGTTTGAGGCCAGAAACGGACGGGGACCGCTGCTGCTGACCCCGCATCCCGGAGAGATGGCTAGACTTTGCCAATGCACTGTTTTTGACGTCGAGCGAAACCGCTTGGATTTAGCTCTGACCAAAGCTGCAGAGTGGGAAGCGGTTGTGGTACTTAAAGGTTCAGTGACAATTGTTGCTTCACCGGATGGGCGGGCCTTTTTTAATCCCACCGGAAATCCCGGACTTGGGACGGGAGGTACGGGGGATGTTCTGACCGGGAGCATTCTGGCTTGGCTGGCTCAAGGGGTATCACCTCTGGAAGCGGCTTGCTTAGGGGTTTATCTGCACGGAAAATCCGCGGATGATCTTGCCAAAAATCATGGTTGGTCAGGTTTTTTGGCTTCTGAGGTAGCGGATCAGCTGCCGAAAGTGCGGCACTCTTTAGAATTGAAGATGTCCTAA